A region of the Emcibacteraceae bacterium genome:
CATCCGTTCCGGGACCCAGCCTCTGTTTATAATGATTATTTTCCCGGATTGATCCGCAAACGGTGTATAAAGATCATAACCCGCCTCGCCATTCGGGCCGACACTATATAATGTCATTTCCTGATCATTTTTAAACTTACCTGTGACCTTCACTGATAAGTATTCCATGTCTTCAGGCGTGATTTCTGTATCGGGAAGTGCAACTGGTTCGGCATAGGCCCTGTTTTCAATCTGTTCTATTAAACCGAGTTTCCACTCAAGTCTCTCTACCTGCCAGTTTCCTAGCCATAACAAACAAGCCAGCAAAATGATCGAGATCAGAGTTGGCCAAAATCTGGGCTTGAATGAATAGGGAAACATTTATTATTGGTCCAATTTACCTTCACGTGCTTTATAAATATATTGCATGGCAATAATCAGACCTTTCATTGGTCTGAGCATTGCGATAGACCCGCCAAGAATAAGCGGTGTCCAGAGCACCGCATGAACCCAAAGCGGCGGATGAAATCTAACTTCAACAACCAGGGCAAAGCCGACGACAATAAAACCCATAATCAGAATTATGAAGACGGCTGGTCCGTCGCCTTTTTCAAAGTCCGAATAGTCCAGTTCACATTCTGAACATTTATCGGCGAAATCAAGAAACCCCTTATATAATTTACCTTTGCCACACCGGGGACAACGACACATCAGCCCCGCTTTTATAGGCGAGGCTGATGTGTCTGTTTTTTTGATATCAGGCAATTTTTCTAACCTGTAATTCCCACATAAATGCAGAAGAACAATACAAGCCAGACAACGTCAACGAAATGCCAGTACCAAGCAGCGGCTTCAAACCCGAAATGATGTTTCGGTGTAAAGTGCCCGGCCATTCCACGGAACAGATTCACAAGAAGGAATATAGTTCCAATCAGAACATGGAACCCGTGAAAACCTGTTGCCATATAGAATGTTGAGCTATAGATGCCATCAGCAAAGCCGAATGTTGCATGATGGTACTCATATGCCTGAATGCCTGTAAAGCTCATTCCCAGCAGAACTGTAAATAGGAGCATTTGTTTAAACATTGCACGGTCACCTTCGATAAGCGAATGGTGGGCCCAGGTTACAGTACAACCGGACAGTAGCAGGATTAGAGTGTTCACTAATGGCAGATGCCATGGATCAAGTGTTTCAATCCCTTCAGGTGGCCAGACATAATTAATGGCTTCTTTCGGGAAAATACTGGCATCAAAGAATGCCCAGAACCATGCCACGAAGAACATAACTTCGGACATGATAAACAAAAACATGCCATAGCGCAGACCGAGCTGAACAATAGGCTTATGGTGCCCTTCATGTTCAGCTTCGCGGATCACATCACCCCACCAGCTATAGGCACCAAAAATTGTAAGCAATGCACCGATGCTGACAACCCATGGGTTGTCATAATGCAAATAAAGAACGCCACCGAAAAACAATATAAATGCCGAAAACGAACAGAATATTGGCCATGGACTTGGGTCTACCAGATGGTAGTTATGGTTTGGGGCATGTGAATCTGACATAAATT
Encoded here:
- a CDS encoding SURF1 family protein; translated protein: MFPYSFKPRFWPTLISIILLACLLWLGNWQVERLEWKLGLIEQIENRAYAEPVALPDTEITPEDMEYLSVKVTGKFKNDQEMTLYSVGPNGEAGYDLYTPFADQSGKIIIINRGWVPERMKNQQSRPETLESDIVTVAGLLRAPVKKLWYGPENDPDNNNWYYGNLNAMISAHNLTNVFPMFLYAVSMGNNDGFPIAGRTELNIVNNHLDYALTWYGLAIVLVIIYLIAHLKKKEK
- a CDS encoding DUF983 domain-containing protein encodes the protein MPDIKKTDTSASPIKAGLMCRCPRCGKGKLYKGFLDFADKCSECELDYSDFEKGDGPAVFIILIMGFIVVGFALVVEVRFHPPLWVHAVLWTPLILGGSIAMLRPMKGLIIAMQYIYKAREGKLDQ
- a CDS encoding cytochrome c oxidase subunit 3, with the translated sequence MSDSHAPNHNYHLVDPSPWPIFCSFSAFILFFGGVLYLHYDNPWVVSIGALLTIFGAYSWWGDVIREAEHEGHHKPIVQLGLRYGMFLFIMSEVMFFVAWFWAFFDASIFPKEAINYVWPPEGIETLDPWHLPLVNTLILLLSGCTVTWAHHSLIEGDRAMFKQMLLFTVLLGMSFTGIQAYEYHHATFGFADGIYSSTFYMATGFHGFHVLIGTIFLLVNLFRGMAGHFTPKHHFGFEAAAWYWHFVDVVWLVLFFCIYVGITG